One stretch of Anaerobacillus sp. CMMVII DNA includes these proteins:
- a CDS encoding polysaccharide deacetylase family protein: MVTGKVVYDLIDERWLKKKPQLGKPSNKVVVTFDDGPSRQLPAILDILGEKSVPAIFFWQTKLLHPLRPWQRVIDEGHEIGSHTINHQNLTKLTFSEQFRQILSSITKIEKITGRKVRYFRPPFGQYNEDTMVILQELGLIPVMWEISSYDWENTAQSEDIINNVVNYTKRDSIILLHETKQTVVVLPKIIDGLRNKGFEFSLLE; this comes from the coding sequence GTGGTTACTGGTAAGGTCGTGTACGACCTAATTGATGAACGCTGGTTAAAGAAAAAACCACAACTAGGTAAGCCCTCGAATAAAGTGGTAGTAACTTTTGATGATGGGCCTAGCCGTCAACTTCCTGCTATATTAGATATCCTGGGTGAAAAAAGTGTTCCAGCCATCTTTTTTTGGCAAACAAAATTGTTACATCCTTTACGGCCGTGGCAACGAGTTATTGACGAAGGTCACGAAATTGGGTCTCATACGATTAATCATCAGAACTTAACGAAATTAACATTTAGCGAACAATTTCGGCAAATACTTAGTAGCATTACAAAAATTGAAAAAATAACAGGTAGGAAGGTTCGTTACTTTCGGCCGCCATTTGGTCAATACAATGAAGATACTATGGTAATCTTACAAGAATTAGGTTTAATCCCTGTGATGTGGGAAATCTCGTCTTACGACTGGGAAAATACAGCACAGTCAGAGGATATCATTAATAATGTAGTCAACTATACAAAGAGGGATTCAATTATTTTGCTGCACGAAACAAAGCAAACGGTAGTGGTTCTCCCTAAAATAATTGATGGTCTAAGAAATAAAGGGTTTGAATTTTCTCTCTTAGAATAA
- a CDS encoding RNA polymerase sigma factor — protein MDDRVYFYQEMNMKEISDVLNISINTVKSRLLRGKDALKRKLERGGKLE, from the coding sequence ATTGATGATAGAGTTTATTTCTATCAGGAAATGAATATGAAGGAAATAAGTGATGTCCTCAATATTAGTATAAATACCGTTAAATCAAGACTGTTACGCGGAAAAGATGCTCTAAAAAGAAAACTTGAAAGGGGCGGTAAACTTGAATAA
- a CDS encoding branched-chain amino acid transport system II carrier protein has protein sequence MFGPSGKVLLGIIVLLACFTTCIGLTIACSQYVTKHTTKVSYKTSVTAIILFSLFVSNLGLNQIITLSVPVLVMVYPITIVLVSLAFLHRFFNGSKLVYQGSILFTCLVSGYEGLTMYGLKLNLLDKLIIQLPFSELGLAWLVPAFVGGLVGLIITKYNDKAVKTKPKQKAA, from the coding sequence TTGTTTGGACCAAGTGGAAAAGTTCTGCTTGGAATTATAGTTCTTCTTGCCTGTTTTACCACATGTATCGGTTTAACAATTGCTTGTAGCCAATACGTAACCAAACATACGACAAAAGTCAGTTACAAAACGAGTGTTACAGCTATCATTCTTTTTAGTTTATTCGTCTCTAACCTCGGTTTAAATCAAATCATTACCTTATCAGTCCCGGTACTTGTTATGGTTTATCCAATTACAATCGTCTTAGTTTCGCTTGCATTCCTGCATCGTTTCTTTAATGGGTCAAAGCTTGTGTACCAAGGTTCCATCCTATTCACTTGCTTGGTTAGTGGCTATGAAGGGCTAACTATGTACGGATTAAAGCTAAACCTTTTAGACAAATTAATTATTCAACTTCCTTTTTCTGAATTAGGTTTAGCATGGCTAGTTCCTGCTTTTGTAGGAGGGTTAGTCGGTTTGATCATAACGAAGTATAATGATAAAGCTGTTAAAACGAAGCCAAAACAAAAAGCAGCTTAA
- the brnQ gene encoding branched-chain amino acid transport system II carrier protein — protein MLFALFFGAGNLIYPPFLGMESGTTFWLAIMGFVLTGVGLPILAIAAIALVKGGAEGLASRVHPLFSFVFITVVYLAIGPFFAIPRGATVAYEIGFRPFVQGGTFESIALFLFTLIFFALVYVVCLNPTKIVDRVGQWLTPALLLAIVSLAVASFFKLDGPAQEVSEKYSTAPFFTGFLEGYLTMDTIGSLAFGIIVINALKERGIHDQGELMKHSVRIGIIAGLGLAFVYIAIGLLGVKMASYGSFEMEVPFLQVVQNFCLDQVEKFCLEL, from the coding sequence ATGTTATTTGCTTTATTTTTTGGCGCTGGAAATCTAATTTATCCACCATTTTTAGGGATGGAATCAGGTACGACTTTTTGGCTTGCAATCATGGGGTTTGTGCTAACTGGGGTAGGTCTACCAATCTTAGCAATTGCTGCAATTGCTCTTGTGAAAGGTGGCGCTGAAGGCCTTGCTAGTCGTGTTCACCCATTATTTAGTTTTGTGTTTATAACAGTGGTTTACCTTGCCATCGGTCCATTTTTTGCAATCCCACGAGGAGCAACAGTTGCTTATGAGATTGGCTTTAGACCATTTGTACAAGGTGGAACCTTCGAATCAATTGCCTTATTTTTATTTACACTAATCTTCTTTGCTCTTGTCTATGTCGTTTGCTTAAATCCAACAAAGATTGTTGACCGTGTTGGACAATGGTTAACACCTGCTTTATTACTTGCGATTGTAAGCTTAGCAGTTGCTAGCTTTTTTAAGCTAGATGGTCCTGCCCAAGAGGTTAGTGAAAAATATAGCACCGCTCCATTTTTCACAGGCTTTTTAGAGGGATACTTAACGATGGATACTATTGGCTCTCTCGCCTTTGGAATTATCGTCATAAATGCCTTAAAGGAACGAGGCATTCATGACCAAGGCGAGTTAATGAAACATTCGGTTCGAATAGGAATTATCGCCGGACTAGGGTTAGCCTTTGTCTACATCGCTATTGGACTACTGGGAGTTAAAATGGCTAGCTACGGAAGTTTTGAAATGGAAGTGCCATTCTTACAAGTGGTGCAGAACTTTTGTTTGGACCAAGTGGAAAAGTTCTGCTTGGAATTATAG
- a CDS encoding multidrug resistance efflux transporter family protein translates to MKEIAIGILASMFFAVTFILNRSMELSGGSWLWSSSLRFFFMVPPLFLIVLLRKNMRQLFNEMVKQPLPWLVWSFTGFVLFYGSITFAAAYGPGWLVAGTWQITIVAGILLGPLFFEVHGNEKVRKKIPLRALLISSFILVGIILLQFQNFGSVSSFSILIGVLPVILAAFAYPLGNRKMMEVCGGRLDTFQRVFGMTLATLPFWFIIAGVGFVQVGPPPTDQIIQSFIVGISSGVIATSLFFIATNRVRNDHSKLASVEATQSIQVIFVVIGEVLLLSSPLPNAVATGGLVIIITGMLLHSYNANKPSSKAVLQELTKMN, encoded by the coding sequence ATGAAAGAAATAGCAATCGGAATTTTGGCCTCCATGTTCTTTGCGGTTACATTTATTTTAAACCGTTCAATGGAGTTATCTGGCGGAAGTTGGCTTTGGAGCTCTTCATTACGATTTTTCTTCATGGTTCCTCCTTTGTTTTTGATTGTCCTTTTGAGAAAAAACATGCGGCAGTTATTTAATGAAATGGTAAAGCAACCGCTGCCTTGGTTAGTTTGGAGCTTTACAGGATTTGTGCTTTTTTACGGCTCAATCACCTTCGCTGCAGCCTACGGTCCAGGATGGTTAGTAGCAGGAACTTGGCAAATCACCATTGTTGCTGGAATTTTATTAGGTCCGTTATTTTTCGAGGTTCATGGAAATGAAAAAGTAAGAAAAAAAATTCCACTCCGCGCTTTACTTATTTCTTCTTTTATTCTAGTTGGGATTATTCTTCTACAATTTCAAAATTTTGGTAGTGTTTCCTCTTTCTCGATTCTGATTGGTGTACTTCCAGTTATCCTAGCAGCATTTGCCTATCCTTTAGGTAATCGAAAAATGATGGAGGTATGTGGAGGAAGATTAGATACATTTCAAAGAGTATTCGGTATGACTTTGGCAACTCTTCCGTTCTGGTTTATTATTGCGGGAGTAGGCTTCGTTCAAGTCGGACCACCACCGACAGACCAAATCATTCAATCGTTTATTGTTGGTATTAGTTCGGGTGTCATTGCAACATCATTATTCTTTATCGCAACTAACCGTGTCAGGAATGATCATAGCAAGCTCGCTTCTGTAGAAGCGACACAGTCAATACAAGTCATTTTCGTAGTAATTGGCGAGGTTTTATTATTATCTAGCCCACTACCGAACGCTGTTGCCACAGGAGGACTAGTCATTATTATCACTGGAATGCTCCTTCATAGCTACAATGCAAATAAACCTAGTTCTAAAGCAGTCCTACAAGAGCTAACAAAAATGAATTAA
- a CDS encoding DUF6232 family protein, translating into MSEIIYYKSENGRIAVADDYIRISHMKFKIDELTSGEALIGRPDQSINIALAVIGVFCILLGKIRAGQLSQIIDVNVLFSAVNYFDLTGLVIILLALLMTLPQKEHYAMQLRFKNGRKKNIVLKDFQDKLEISEINKAIKQAIRYATYRNETKL; encoded by the coding sequence ATGAGCGAGATCATTTATTATAAGAGTGAAAACGGAAGAATAGCTGTTGCGGATGACTATATTCGCATCTCTCACATGAAATTTAAAATAGATGAATTAACCAGTGGCGAAGCTTTAATAGGTAGGCCAGATCAATCAATAAATATAGCCTTAGCAGTAATTGGCGTTTTCTGTATCCTATTAGGGAAAATACGCGCGGGTCAGCTATCACAAATTATTGATGTTAACGTTCTATTCAGTGCTGTGAATTATTTTGATCTAACTGGGCTTGTTATCATTTTACTAGCCTTATTAATGACATTGCCCCAAAAAGAACATTATGCAATGCAGCTAAGATTTAAAAATGGCCGAAAAAAAAATATCGTCTTAAAAGATTTTCAAGACAAGCTTGAAATTAGCGAAATTAACAAAGCTATTAAACAAGCAATTCGTTATGCTACCTATCGTAATGAGACGAAACTGTAG